In Drosophila miranda strain MSH22 chromosome XR, D.miranda_PacBio2.1, whole genome shotgun sequence, the genomic window GCCAAGGCATCGCAATCGTCCGAGGAACAAGTGCAATCAGGTGCAGTCTGACCAGACGGACAGTGCAGGGGCGGAAGAAAAACCCTCTTCAGTGGTCACAACCCAGGAGGCGGAAGCGGGGCCAGGGCCAGACAGCGATCCCATCAAGCTGATACAGCAGCTATTGCGTAGGAAGCTGCTGGCCAAGAGCGCGGTTCCTGCTTCCAAGGAACACGAGCCTACTGGAGCCCCACCAGAACCAGCGACAGCGAATCCATCAAAGCAAGCCAAAGAGGATGAGAGGAAGCCAAGGACTCCAGCAGTTCCCACTTCGAGTGCCCCAGAGCCAGTAGTGCCGAAAGTAGCAGGAACTCCTGCCAAGCAATCGAAGGATGTCAGGGGCTACGAGGTCAACGAGCTGCTGAAATGCTTGGGCAGCAGATTGCAGATGGGTTAGAGACTGTTCCCTTAAATTAGAGTTTGTGTTTAACGTTGCATTTGCATCCTATTTAGGCGGTGGGGAATCGCCTACAGCGGCGATGTTCAGCAATCTGGGCAAGCTTTTCAGCCAGGCGCCTCCCAGCGATGTGGAGTCCTCCGACGATGAGGCCGAGTACATTGAATACATATATAAGCCGCGGAAATATTTTATGGCCTCACTGTGCAACGTGAGTGACAGTTGCACCACACAATCAGAAACGCATCCACTTTACCCCCGAATTCACTGACTTGCAGCTCTGTAAATCGGATCTCTGCGGCCGGAGTTCGCTGCCTTGTGCCCGCTGCGGATTGAGCTACTACTGCAGTCCCAGCCATATGAGGGAGGATCAGGACCATCGCCAGCTGTGCTATGCCCTGCGCCAGGCAGTGGACCTCAGCGGTGAGCGGTGCCGGCCGCCGGCCGTCGGCGGCCACGAACCATAAATCAAGCTAATTGCCAATTATCCGCCTGTTGCTCGAATCTATGTAGGTCACGAGATGTTCTACAAGTGCGGTGCGTTCAGTGCCGAGCAATTTCGTTCGTATCGGATTGTGTGCATACGGCAGGTAGAGAAGGAAATGAATCGTTCGCTCTCGCCCACGGAGCAAGAGGTGCTACTCTTTCCCCTCATCTGCGGGGACCAAAAGTGCCGCGAGCATCGCTTTAAGCGTCTTCAACTCTGTGGCGGCTGTGGGGAGTTCGCCTCCTGCAGGGACAAGCCAGACCATCGGAGTCCTGAGCATGCCAAGTGGTGCGGGGCCTACAGACTGTTTAAGGCCTTTGTCATGTTCCAGGCCAAATTTGGACGGCTGGAGCCGTCGCTACCCAACAGGGTTCTCCGGGAGCTGCCCATGGCCTGCTGCAATTCGAGGCAAATGATGAACAAACTTAGTTTTAGTAAGTATCCTTCAAGAATGAAAACCGCCTGGACCGCCATGAACACCTCCCACTTCCACTGACAGATGTCGTTGATGAGTGTGAGTATGCTGCCCTTACCCAGGTCTCCACCGGACCCCTGACGGCCTGGTTTGCCCTGAAGCTCTGCGAGCGCTTGAGAAACAGTGAGCTGACGCTTCATCTAATAGGAGCTGAGATCGAATTCGAGGTCGATGTGCTGCAGAAATGGGAGCTCTTCCTTCTGCACATAATGCCAGCTCTGAAATGCCTGAATGTGGTCTTCGTAGGACCAGAACTGAATCCCAATAACATCTCCTTTGAGCAACTGAAGAAGATCAAGTGAGCGAATGCGAGGTCTTCGAATATTTTGAGTACTTGGATCCAACTGATAATTGCATTTTATTTAAGATGCTGTCGCTTGTGTCGTAAGGCTCAGAGGACAGTGAACTATCACTTTGAAAATAATCTCTATCACGACTACTGCCGAGAGCCTCAGTTTCTCCAACCAGATTTGGGTATAACCGTGTGGCAGAACTCGCATTTAGACCAGCTTCTTTTAATCAGTTTCGTTTCTAATCAACAGTGTGCTTTTACAATTCGGGACTGTATCGGTCGACGGGATATGCCTTGGAGGACACCTGGCCTGACACCATACAGGCCTCTCTTAATCTTAAATGCCCCATTGTGGTCACCTCCTATACCAAATACGAAGCTCCGTTGGACATGGCACAGTTCGTGGGTCAATCGAATCGTCATTTGAATATTGTGTTGCCTCCAACCACAAATCCGTTCTCATCTGAGAAGCCAGAGCGTAATTTCATATCGGACAACGAAGCTCCTTTTATGTTTAAGAACTTTTATTGTTTTGTTGTCGAGTAagtttgaatttgaatttaaatgcAATTTCCGTTGAACGAAGAAATGTGGCGCCCCTATCGGCGAGTGGATTTGTTACTGACTTTGTTCCGTTTACCCACATTTGCTCTCGTTCAGTGCAGTAAAGTACAACATTAAGTTTGAAATAAAAAGGACGCTTACGCTGAGTATAATACTTCACTATATAAAACAATTTTTGACAACTACAAAATTGTTCAAAATCTAGTCTTAAACAACTTTTGTgctattttattatttaactAAAAGCGTTTTTCCAATAGAACTATAAATATTCATTGCACGAAAGCGAGGTGGAATACGAAAAGCTGGAGGATATCGCTTTCATTGGTTTTGCTCAGCGTTGGAGGATCTTGGAGGAGTACACTTCCTCACAGTAGTCAAATAttcgtatgtatgtattttgcGATGCAGAAGGGCTGTCAGCTATTAATTGCACATTCTTGaccgtttcatttcaattattaaaatgtatgcgaataaGTCACGAAATCTCTCTCAAATCGTACTTCCGCGCATAGCTTATTCCACTAAATTGTATTCACTTGTCACTAATTCACTTTCAAATAATTCGACGCGCAGTTCTAGGTATTATCCGGTCGGTAgtctaaaacctttttttgtttgacctatttcgctgAAAActttttttacgcaaaatgcaataaaagcaattatttaAAGTAAGCCAGTCAAATATAAAGTTGATTTattaatcgtataaaattatgttcGCATGGATaaattccacggaatatcaaaaacgaggaatatgtaaaaagaacttgaattcgtcagtatatggtatattttttaaatgcaacggtatgtttcggtatttatttgaatcggGTGGAATCTGTAATAACCGGTTcacaacaatgagtcccattgCATGCACAAATATTGCGGCAACATTATCTTGGAAGCCGGGTTTTAGTCAAAGTAAAATACTTACAAGCAATTTAAAGTTGTTAAGAATTAGAAAATGAATTCATCTATGGGATAAAGCTAAGTGGGCAAAGCTGAAAACTCTATATAGCTTGAAATATCCGGATTTGGCAATACCCGGTTCGCAAcaaatgagtcccattccatacacaaacatgctgctaattccatgcacacataccttgggggaaatggatgttataaAACTGAGAAAATATATGTCATCCTATGCTCTAATTAATGCAGAAACTAGTCAGTATCTATTTTAAACGATATTTTGCAATTAGTGGTCTTCTTAAATATACCAAGAATTGGTATAGGGATCAGGATTTGTATACAAGAACCTAATCGAATGCATGAATAGGCCTTAAAAATGCAATCTAAGACAAAGTCTTTACTAATAACGTTTTAAAGCAGGTtggaaaatctatatataacgaaatagggtatacaaatgtaCATACCCTGGTCGACAACAAATGAGTCCGCAAaaaccagcaacattgacgtcACAACCTGTGACTattgaacatttttgttgaGATCGTGTTtttgtcaaaacaaaaaacatgcgtgtacttaaaagtagttaaTCCTGATTAAAATTGATTCAACAATCACATTAAATTATCTGGGCTAAACTGAGAGATCTATATAGCTAagaatattcgacggaagaaagAATAACCAGGAATTAGTCGTCATAACCGGTTGACagcaatgagtcccattccatgcacaaataccctgggggaaatggatgttatagagttctgaatatgtttgtcatcccaggcaaaaacaatttcttttcaatatattttaatattattcaatattatttaatattattttcaatattttaaCGATATTTTAAGGCTTATTGTCTTCTTGTAGGgaccaagaataggtatcaggatcgagttatatatacaaaacactCATCATATACATGAAAATGTCTAAAAAATgccaatttgagaaaaggtctttattagttacgttttatctttatatcaatatttatacttgcatataaaattaacaaaatagggtatacaaaggcacatactacggcttacacgcaatatagcgactctttttgttgttgaactttttcgtttaaaccttttttttacaacaaatacaataaaagaaaggattaaaaactatccaatcttgtagaaaatttattcatcaattggataaaactatgtgggcattggtgagagatttagttagtcagcattattcaatggaatatcaaaattgagcaatttcctttttcgtttgttttgatggacctatttcgctgcttgttttttgtttgacatatttcgctaaaacctctttttacgca contains:
- the LOC108153765 gene encoding uncharacterized protein LOC108153765; its protein translation is MQQTGVLKKKPRHRNRPRNKCNQVQSDQTDSAGAEEKPSSVVTTQEAEAGPGPDSDPIKLIQQLLRRKLLAKSAVPASKEHEPTGAPPEPATANPSKQAKEDERKPRTPAVPTSSAPEPVVPKVAGTPAKQSKDVRGYEVNELLKCLGSRLQMGGGESPTAAMFSNLGKLFSQAPPSDVESSDDEAEYIEYIYKPRKYFMASLCNLCKSDLCGRSSLPCARCGLSYYCSPSHMREDQDHRQLCYALRQAVDLSGHEMFYKCGAFSAEQFRSYRIVCIRQVEKEMNRSLSPTEQEVLLFPLICGDQKCREHRFKRLQLCGGCGEFASCRDKPDHRSPEHAKWCGAYRLFKAFVMFQAKFGRLEPSLPNRVLRELPMACCNSRQMMNKLSFNVVDECEYAALTQVSTGPLTAWFALKLCERLRNSELTLHLIGAEIEFEVDVLQKWELFLLHIMPALKCLNVVFVGPELNPNNISFEQLKKIKCCRLCRKAQRTVNYHFENNLYHDYCREPQFLQPDLVCFYNSGLYRSTGYALEDTWPDTIQASLNLKCPIVVTSYTKYEAPLDMAQFVGQSNRHLNIVLPPTTNPFSSEKPERNFISDNEAPFMFKNFYCFVVE